A stretch of Leisingera sp. S132 DNA encodes these proteins:
- a CDS encoding DUF1127 domain-containing protein: MTTANIHAPLGAVTVLRVVDAMTNVKTSIVEWYEARETRKALARLTDAQLDDIGMSRADIAKI, from the coding sequence ATGACGACCGCAAACATTCATGCGCCGCTCGGAGCAGTCACCGTTCTCCGCGTGGTCGATGCTATGACCAATGTGAAAACCTCCATCGTGGAGTGGTATGAAGCCCGCGAGACCCGCAAGGCTCTGGCCCGGCTGACCGATGCACAACTGGATGACATTGGCATGAGCCGGGCTGACATCGCCAAGATCTGA
- a CDS encoding Lin0512 family protein, which yields MSEKRIILEMGTGNDLYGQDYTKAARRAVQDALHHSSITLFAKLGIDHSEMRVDVTIGVQQPEAVDCDLVAQDLPRGRASVRAVKGGLDVEDAEAGSRHVVATAAVEAWLPDQARIYKISAPK from the coding sequence ATGAGCGAGAAACGCATCATCCTGGAAATGGGCACCGGCAACGACCTTTACGGTCAGGATTACACCAAGGCTGCACGCCGTGCGGTGCAGGACGCGCTGCATCATTCGTCGATCACCCTGTTCGCCAAGCTTGGTATCGATCACAGCGAAATGCGCGTTGATGTGACCATCGGGGTGCAGCAGCCGGAGGCAGTTGATTGCGATCTGGTGGCGCAGGATCTGCCGCGGGGCAGGGCCAGCGTGCGTGCCGTCAAGGGCGGGCTGGATGTGGAGGATGCAGAAGCCGGCAGCCGCCATGTGGTGGCTACAGCGGCAGTCGAGGCCTGGCTGCCGGACCAGGCCCGGATATACAAAATCTCAGCCCCAAAATGA
- a CDS encoding Lin0512 family protein: protein MAKTRVLVEFGMGTSLRREDYTEAARRAIKDALWHNSVSMAELFDFQKEDMIIEAEIGVQKPEAVDAEALLEIFPYGQPSIRVVEGGLDIGKPHGGRTVIANAAVVVSFDMEAAE, encoded by the coding sequence ATGGCAAAGACACGGGTACTGGTGGAATTCGGCATGGGCACGTCGCTGAGGCGCGAGGACTATACCGAAGCCGCCCGCCGCGCGATCAAGGACGCGCTGTGGCACAACTCCGTCAGCATGGCGGAATTGTTCGATTTCCAAAAGGAAGACATGATCATCGAAGCCGAGATCGGCGTTCAGAAACCGGAGGCGGTGGACGCGGAGGCGCTGCTGGAGATTTTCCCCTACGGCCAGCCCAGCATCCGGGTGGTGGAAGGCGGGCTCGACATCGGGAAGCCGCATGGCGGACGCACGGTGATTGCCAATGCGGCCGTGGTTGTATCCTTTGACATGGAGGCAGCGGAATGA
- the trxA gene encoding thioredoxin, with protein sequence MSTVAVTDATFDAEVKNSDIPVVVDFWAEWCGPCKQIGPALEELAAEFGGKVKIAKVDVDSNPNSAAAMGVRGIPALFIFKDGQVISNRAGAAPKAALQSWIEESI encoded by the coding sequence ATGTCCACCGTAGCCGTCACCGACGCCACCTTTGACGCCGAAGTCAAGAATTCCGATATCCCCGTTGTGGTGGATTTCTGGGCCGAGTGGTGCGGTCCCTGCAAACAGATCGGCCCTGCTCTGGAAGAGCTGGCCGCGGAATTCGGCGGCAAGGTGAAAATCGCCAAAGTCGACGTTGACAGCAACCCGAACTCCGCTGCTGCCATGGGCGTGCGCGGCATTCCGGCGCTGTTCATCTTCAAGGATGGCCAGGTGATCTCCAACCGCGCCGGCGCCGCCCCCAAGGCCGCGCTGCAGAGCTGGATCGAAGAGTCGATCTGA
- the addA gene encoding double-strand break repair helicase AddA produces the protein MTIRDAASEAQFRAARPDASTWLAANAGSGKTKVLTDRVARLLLKGVQPQHILCLTYTKAAASEMQNRLFKRLGEWAMLEDPALIAALTELGEVNTAAEDLAQARTLFARAIETPGGLKIQTIHSFCSSLLRRFPLEAGVSPQFSEMDDRAGQLLRAEIMEDFAQGAEALLVDALARHVSDSDFEALTSAICQRRADFGEPRDWDGLLDLFELPAGFDETALESLVFLGGEEELLQRTHEMLGQGGSTDQKAAEKLAGITKPKLADLSILESVFLTGASAKEPYTAKIDKFPTKKLRESHLSLMDQLEPLMRRIEDARAKRLALTAARKSHDLHRFAAAFLPEYERRKQLRGWLDFDDLILKARQLLNDPGVAAWVLYRLDGGIDHILVDEAQDTSPVQWDVIEKLAQEFTAGEGARSDVERTIFVVGDKKQSIYSFQGADPDAFDRMQLEFGNRLAETGAGLQDASLDFSFRSSAAILKLVDLVFKDSPRAGFRKDALHRAFKSDLPGRVDLWPVVEKVEDDADPDWTSPVDRPSSRHHTVILAERIAGSIKQMIENGVTIPEDGAERGTFQRRPVQAGDFLILVQRRSDLFSEIIRACKKAELPIAGADRLKVGAELAVKDIAALLRFLALPEDSLSLAEALKSPLFGWNEQALFDLAHRREAMYLWPALRDRAGEFPETMAVLDDLRANADFLRPFDLIERILTRHGGRQKLLGRLGPEAEDGINALLSQALAYERTDVPSLTGFLVWMQTDDLEIKRQMGAAGNMIRVMSVHGSKGLEAPIVILPDTAKRQAPRDAEIMLAEGTPVWKLPKDQMPAAMLAAREAAQEKLQNERLRLLYVALTRAEKWLIVAAAGDAGEPGDSWYRLTERAMREGGAVELDCPGGAGLRLQHGDWDDLPLVEKPVEKAIKHCFPEVFSRVARAYDPPPPALSPSDLGGAKALPGDLGLEEEAAKARGSRLHLLLEHLPGRSEGDWPQLAGNLLQGAEDTAELLAEASGVLQNADLSHVFAPETLAEVPITADLHGTRLHGIIDRLIVTSDTVLAVDFKSNATVPATPVLCPEGLLRQMGAYTHSLAQIYPGRTIETALLWTRTATLMPLPHELVTAALMRRLEP, from the coding sequence ATGACCATCCGCGACGCCGCCTCAGAGGCGCAGTTCCGCGCCGCCCGGCCTGATGCCTCCACCTGGCTGGCGGCCAATGCGGGCTCCGGCAAGACCAAGGTGCTGACCGACCGGGTGGCACGGCTGCTGCTGAAGGGCGTGCAGCCGCAGCACATTCTGTGCCTCACCTACACCAAGGCCGCCGCAAGCGAGATGCAGAACCGGCTGTTCAAGCGGCTGGGGGAATGGGCGATGCTGGAAGACCCGGCGCTGATTGCGGCACTGACCGAATTGGGGGAGGTCAACACCGCAGCTGAGGATTTGGCACAGGCGCGCACCCTGTTTGCCCGCGCGATCGAGACGCCCGGCGGGCTGAAGATCCAGACCATCCACTCCTTCTGTTCATCGCTGCTGCGCCGCTTTCCGCTGGAGGCCGGCGTCAGCCCGCAGTTTTCCGAGATGGACGACCGTGCGGGCCAGCTCTTGCGGGCGGAAATCATGGAGGATTTTGCCCAAGGAGCCGAGGCGCTTCTGGTGGATGCCCTGGCGCGGCATGTGAGCGACAGTGACTTCGAAGCTCTAACCTCCGCGATTTGCCAGCGCCGCGCCGATTTCGGCGAGCCGCGGGACTGGGACGGGCTGTTGGACCTTTTCGAACTGCCCGCAGGTTTCGACGAAACAGCGCTGGAATCTCTGGTGTTCCTGGGCGGCGAGGAAGAGCTGCTGCAGCGCACGCATGAGATGCTGGGGCAGGGCGGCTCAACCGACCAGAAGGCAGCGGAGAAACTGGCAGGTATCACCAAACCAAAGCTCGCCGATCTGAGTATATTGGAAAGCGTGTTCCTGACCGGCGCCAGCGCCAAGGAGCCTTATACCGCCAAAATAGACAAGTTCCCGACCAAGAAACTGCGCGAATCCCACCTGTCTCTGATGGATCAGCTGGAACCGCTGATGCGGCGGATTGAGGACGCGCGTGCAAAACGTCTGGCGCTGACCGCCGCACGCAAGAGCCACGATCTGCACCGCTTCGCCGCTGCCTTCCTGCCGGAGTATGAGCGCCGCAAGCAACTGCGCGGCTGGCTCGACTTTGATGACCTGATCCTGAAGGCGCGCCAGCTTCTTAACGATCCGGGCGTGGCCGCCTGGGTGCTGTATCGGCTGGACGGCGGCATCGACCACATCTTGGTGGACGAGGCGCAGGACACCAGCCCGGTGCAATGGGACGTGATCGAGAAGCTGGCGCAGGAATTCACCGCAGGCGAGGGCGCGCGTTCGGATGTGGAGCGCACCATCTTCGTGGTCGGTGACAAGAAGCAGTCGATCTATTCCTTCCAGGGCGCTGACCCGGATGCGTTTGACCGGATGCAGCTGGAGTTCGGCAACCGGCTGGCGGAAACCGGAGCCGGGCTGCAGGATGCCTCGCTCGATTTCTCCTTCCGCTCTTCTGCGGCAATCCTGAAGCTGGTCGACCTGGTGTTCAAGGACAGCCCGCGCGCCGGCTTTCGCAAGGACGCGCTGCACCGTGCCTTCAAATCGGACCTGCCGGGCCGGGTTGACCTGTGGCCGGTGGTCGAGAAGGTGGAGGATGACGCGGATCCCGACTGGACCAGCCCCGTCGACCGCCCCAGCAGCCGCCATCACACGGTGATCCTGGCGGAACGGATTGCCGGGTCGATCAAGCAGATGATTGAAAACGGCGTCACCATCCCCGAGGATGGCGCCGAACGCGGCACCTTTCAGCGCCGTCCGGTTCAGGCCGGCGATTTCCTGATCCTGGTGCAGCGCCGCTCTGACCTGTTTTCGGAAATCATCCGCGCCTGCAAGAAGGCGGAACTGCCCATTGCCGGCGCTGACCGGCTGAAAGTCGGCGCGGAACTGGCGGTGAAAGACATTGCCGCGCTTTTGCGGTTTCTGGCGCTGCCCGAGGATTCCTTATCCTTGGCGGAAGCGTTGAAATCGCCGCTGTTCGGCTGGAACGAGCAGGCCTTGTTCGACCTCGCGCACCGGCGGGAGGCCATGTATCTGTGGCCAGCCCTGCGCGACCGGGCAGGGGAGTTCCCGGAAACTATGGCAGTGTTGGATGACCTGCGCGCCAATGCGGATTTCCTGCGCCCATTTGACCTGATCGAACGCATTCTGACCCGCCACGGCGGCCGTCAGAAGCTGCTGGGTAGACTGGGGCCGGAGGCAGAGGATGGTATCAACGCGCTGTTGTCGCAGGCGCTGGCTTATGAGCGCACCGACGTGCCCAGCCTCACCGGGTTTCTGGTCTGGATGCAGACCGACGATCTGGAAATCAAACGCCAGATGGGCGCCGCCGGCAACATGATCCGGGTGATGTCGGTGCATGGGTCCAAGGGGCTGGAAGCGCCGATCGTGATCCTGCCGGACACCGCCAAACGCCAGGCTCCGCGCGACGCGGAGATCATGCTGGCCGAGGGCACCCCGGTCTGGAAGCTGCCCAAGGACCAGATGCCTGCCGCCATGCTGGCGGCCCGTGAAGCTGCGCAGGAAAAGCTGCAGAATGAACGTCTGCGGCTGCTCTATGTGGCTCTAACCCGGGCGGAAAAGTGGCTGATTGTCGCTGCCGCCGGCGACGCTGGCGAGCCGGGCGACAGCTGGTACCGCCTTACAGAGCGTGCCATGCGCGAGGGCGGTGCAGTGGAGCTTGATTGTCCTGGCGGGGCAGGATTGCGCCTGCAGCACGGGGATTGGGACGATCTGCCTTTGGTCGAAAAACCGGTCGAGAAGGCCATAAAACACTGCTTTCCAGAGGTCTTTTCCCGCGTGGCCAGAGCCTATGATCCGCCGCCGCCGGCGCTCAGCCCTTCCGACCTGGGCGGAGCGAAGGCCTTGCCGGGTGACTTGGGTCTGGAAGAGGAAGCCGCCAAGGCGCGCGGCAGCCGGCTGCACCTGCTGCTGGAGCACCTGCCGGGCCGCTCTGAAGGGGATTGGCCGCAGCTTGCCGGCAACTTGCTGCAGGGTGCCGAGGATACTGCAGAGCTGCTTGCCGAGGCGTCAGGTGTTCTTCAAAATGCCGACTTGTCCCATGTTTTCGCCCCGGAAACTCTGGCCGAAGTGCCCATCACCGCGGACCTGCACGGGACCCGCCTGCATGGCATCATCGACCGCCTGATTGTCACATCTGACACGGTGCTGGCCGTCGATTTCAAATCCAATGCCACCGTGCCTGCAACACCCGTTCTATGCCCCGAAGGGCTGCTGCGGCAGATGGGTGCCTACACTCATTCGCTGGCGCAGATCTACCCGGGCCGCACTATCGAAACCGCGCTTCTTTGGACCCGAACGGCCACGCTGATGCCGCTGCCGCACGAACTTGTGACAGCGGCGCTGATGCGGCGTCTGGAACCTTGA
- the addB gene encoding double-strand break repair protein AddB, with translation MMFEPSVKPRVFAVPCGIDFPRALVEGLRDRSRKLPPEALARAELIVNTSRMARRIRSLFDEGPAMLLPRMMMLTDLAHRAALDGLPPPLPPLRRRLELSQLIAKLLDAQPDLASRASLYDLSDSLAALIDEMQGEGVSTDSIRNLDVSDMSGHWARAQAFIGIADEFTGLHEGAMDAQARQRQMVLNLIEEWQQNPPLHPVILAGSTGSRGTTLMLMQAIARLPLGAVVLPGFDFDQPDHVWGGLDDPMISEDHPQYRFHKLMKDLELAPRDVRPWTVTPPVSPERNRLVSLALRPAPVTDAWMSEGPKLTGLDRATENVSLVEAPGPRAEALAIALRLRQAAEDGQTAALITPDRMLTRQVSAALDRWDILPDDSAGQPLQLSPPGRFLRHVAGLFCKPLACDSLLTLLKHPLTHDGAERGNHLRQTRELELSLRRNGPPFPDAAAFASFEKGRQLTPGWTGWLSACFADQEIAGTLPLTDWIERLRELAERIAAGSQADGSGTLWDKKAGQAAHACIENLEAEAPYGGEMTARDFADLLGALLSQGEVRDRDAPYGSIMIWGTLEARVQGADLVILGGLNEGSWPEAASPDPWLNRQLRNQAGLLLPERRIGLSAHDFQQAIAAPEVWLTRAERSEEADTVPSRWLNRLTNLLSGLPDQGGRDALNAMRARGQRWLGWADALEEPAPIPQMPRPSPRPPVAARPRRLTITEIPRLIRDPYAIYAKHVLRLKPLNPLVQEPDALLRGIVVHEVFEHFIKEAQADPSLLTASHLIEKTRLLLETHVPWPVARILWHSRIRKIAGEFVLAEQERQARAKPVAFEARGSARLDPLDFTIACRADRIDMDDRGFLHLYDYKTGTPPSESQQKKFEKQLLIEAAMAEEGAFDDLGPAEVARALFIGLGSSMKEVRAPLEDEPPAKVWDELRTLIGAYFEPEQGYSSRRMVHRDDIAGDYDHLARYGEWDRSAVPQPEDLA, from the coding sequence ATGATGTTTGAACCATCCGTCAAACCGCGCGTCTTTGCCGTGCCCTGCGGCATCGATTTCCCGCGCGCGCTGGTCGAGGGTCTGCGTGATCGTTCGCGCAAACTGCCGCCAGAGGCGCTGGCCCGGGCTGAACTGATCGTCAACACCTCCCGCATGGCACGGCGTATCCGCAGCCTGTTTGACGAGGGCCCCGCAATGCTGTTGCCGCGAATGATGATGCTGACCGATCTGGCGCATCGGGCTGCACTGGACGGGCTGCCGCCTCCCCTGCCCCCGCTGCGGCGCCGGCTGGAGCTGTCGCAGCTGATCGCCAAGCTGCTGGACGCACAGCCCGACCTCGCCTCCCGGGCGTCTCTTTATGACCTTTCTGACAGCCTCGCGGCTCTGATCGACGAGATGCAGGGTGAAGGTGTCAGCACCGACTCCATCCGCAATCTGGACGTCTCGGACATGTCCGGCCATTGGGCGCGGGCACAGGCTTTCATCGGTATCGCCGATGAGTTCACCGGCCTGCACGAGGGGGCGATGGATGCCCAGGCGCGGCAGCGGCAGATGGTTCTGAACCTGATTGAGGAATGGCAGCAAAACCCGCCGCTGCACCCTGTCATTCTGGCCGGTTCCACCGGGTCCCGCGGCACCACCTTGATGCTGATGCAGGCCATTGCCCGGCTGCCGCTGGGCGCCGTGGTGCTGCCCGGTTTCGATTTCGATCAGCCGGATCATGTCTGGGGCGGCCTGGATGACCCGATGATCTCGGAAGACCATCCTCAGTACCGGTTCCACAAGCTGATGAAAGACCTGGAGCTGGCCCCGCGCGATGTGCGGCCTTGGACCGTTACCCCTCCGGTCTCTCCCGAACGCAACCGGCTGGTCTCGCTGGCATTGCGCCCGGCCCCGGTGACGGACGCCTGGATGAGTGAAGGCCCCAAACTGACCGGTCTGGACCGCGCAACGGAAAACGTCTCGCTTGTCGAAGCTCCCGGCCCCCGTGCCGAGGCGCTCGCCATTGCGCTGCGCCTGCGGCAGGCGGCGGAGGACGGCCAGACCGCTGCACTAATCACGCCCGACCGGATGCTGACACGCCAGGTGTCCGCCGCGCTGGACCGCTGGGACATCCTGCCGGATGATTCCGCCGGCCAGCCGCTGCAGCTGTCGCCGCCGGGCCGGTTCCTGCGCCACGTGGCGGGGCTGTTCTGCAAGCCGCTGGCCTGCGACAGCCTGCTGACGCTGCTGAAACACCCGCTCACCCATGACGGCGCGGAGCGCGGCAATCACCTGCGCCAGACCCGCGAACTGGAGCTGTCCCTGCGCCGCAACGGCCCGCCCTTCCCCGATGCCGCGGCCTTTGCCAGTTTTGAAAAGGGCCGTCAGCTGACACCGGGCTGGACCGGCTGGCTAAGCGCCTGTTTCGCGGATCAGGAGATCGCCGGCACCCTGCCCCTGACCGATTGGATCGAACGGCTGCGAGAGCTGGCCGAGCGCATCGCCGCCGGCAGCCAGGCGGACGGTTCCGGCACGCTGTGGGACAAGAAGGCCGGCCAGGCGGCGCACGCCTGCATCGAAAACCTGGAAGCTGAAGCCCCCTATGGCGGTGAGATGACCGCCCGCGATTTCGCCGACCTGCTGGGCGCGCTGCTGAGCCAGGGTGAGGTGCGCGACCGCGATGCGCCATATGGCTCGATCATGATCTGGGGCACGCTGGAGGCCCGGGTCCAGGGCGCCGATCTGGTCATTCTGGGCGGGCTCAACGAAGGCAGCTGGCCGGAGGCCGCCAGCCCCGATCCCTGGCTGAACCGCCAGTTGCGCAATCAGGCAGGGCTGTTGCTGCCTGAACGCCGCATCGGTCTGTCGGCGCATGACTTCCAGCAGGCAATTGCCGCACCTGAGGTCTGGCTGACCCGCGCTGAACGGTCGGAAGAAGCCGACACAGTACCCTCGCGCTGGCTGAACCGGCTGACCAATCTTCTGTCCGGCCTGCCGGATCAGGGCGGCCGGGATGCGCTGAATGCAATGCGTGCAAGGGGCCAGCGATGGCTCGGCTGGGCAGACGCACTGGAGGAGCCTGCGCCCATTCCGCAGATGCCGCGCCCCTCGCCGCGCCCGCCGGTTGCGGCCCGCCCACGCCGTCTGACGATCACGGAGATCCCGCGGCTGATCCGCGACCCTTATGCGATCTACGCCAAACATGTGCTGCGGCTCAAGCCGCTGAACCCGCTGGTGCAGGAGCCCGACGCCCTGCTGCGCGGCATCGTGGTGCATGAAGTGTTTGAGCACTTCATCAAAGAAGCCCAGGCGGATCCGAGCCTGCTGACTGCCAGCCATCTGATCGAAAAAACACGGCTGCTGCTGGAGACCCATGTGCCCTGGCCCGTTGCCCGCATCCTGTGGCACAGCCGCATCCGCAAGATTGCCGGCGAATTCGTGTTGGCGGAACAGGAGCGCCAGGCCCGCGCCAAACCTGTTGCCTTTGAGGCCAGGGGCAGCGCCCGGCTGGATCCGCTGGATTTCACTATCGCTTGCCGCGCCGACCGGATCGACATGGATGACCGGGGATTCCTGCATCTTTACGACTACAAGACCGGCACGCCGCCCAGCGAGTCGCAGCAGAAGAAATTCGAAAAACAGCTTCTGATCGAGGCCGCCATGGCTGAAGAAGGCGCATTTGACGATCTTGGCCCGGCGGAGGTTGCCCGCGCCCTGTTCATCGGCCTTGGCTCCAGCATGAAGGAGGTGCGCGCGCCGCTCGAGGACGAGCCGCCCGCCAAGGTCTGGGATGAGCTGCGCACCCTGATTGGGGCTTATTTCGAGCCTGAACAAGGCTATTCGAGCCGCCGCATGGTGCACAGGGATGACATCGCCGGCGACTATGACCACCTGGCGCGCTACGGCGAATGGGACCGCAGCGCCGTACCGCAGCCGGAGGATCTGGCATGA
- a CDS encoding nucleotidyltransferase family protein, whose product MQRSPEAVMLFAAGFGTRMRELTRDMPKPMIEVAGRPLIAHALALAKAVHPARIAANVHYKPGPLKALLEPESVLVSHEKPDILDTGGGLRHALPLLGGGPVFTMNTDAIWKGPNPLQLAQEAWDPDRMDALLVCVPLANAAGRSGQGDFSADADGRISRGGNLVYGGVQILKTVGLHEVEEQAFSLNILWNRMAAAGRLFALEYPGRWCDVGHPEGIKLAEDLIAQDDV is encoded by the coding sequence ATGCAGCGCTCGCCCGAAGCCGTCATGCTGTTCGCCGCAGGTTTTGGCACCCGGATGCGGGAGCTGACCCGCGACATGCCAAAACCGATGATCGAAGTTGCCGGCCGGCCGCTGATTGCCCATGCTCTGGCCTTGGCCAAAGCGGTCCATCCGGCCCGGATTGCGGCCAACGTGCATTACAAACCTGGACCTCTGAAAGCCCTGTTAGAGCCTGAAAGCGTACTGGTCAGCCATGAAAAGCCAGACATTCTCGATACCGGCGGCGGGTTGCGCCATGCGCTGCCCCTGCTGGGCGGCGGGCCGGTTTTCACCATGAACACGGATGCCATCTGGAAAGGCCCGAACCCCCTGCAATTGGCGCAAGAGGCCTGGGATCCGGACCGGATGGATGCGCTTTTGGTCTGTGTACCGCTTGCGAATGCCGCTGGCCGCAGTGGACAGGGCGATTTCTCAGCCGATGCCGACGGCCGTATCAGCCGCGGCGGAAACCTGGTCTATGGCGGGGTGCAGATCCTGAAGACGGTGGGGCTGCACGAGGTTGAGGAGCAGGCATTCTCACTCAATATCCTGTGGAACCGGATGGCTGCAGCCGGGCGGCTGTTTGCGCTGGAGTATCCCGGCCGCTGGTGCGATGTGGGCCATCCCGAAGGGATCAAGCTGGCCGAGGACCTGATCGCCCAAGATGATGTTTGA
- a CDS encoding aminoglycoside phosphotransferase family protein, protein MTKRNTLCESFLSHTPYASWQRRPLAGDASNRRYERLTNTGGGTAVLMDAPPEKGEDVRPFIRIAEYLRAQGLSAPEILAKDVENGFLLLEDLGDDLYARVIEREPVLERELYEAATDTLVALHQAPMPELEPYGPRLMAEMAGLALLKYRDGIQGGHDPELQSRFENQFEDILRETVKGDPVLVQRDYHAENLLWLPDRDGVARVGLLDFQDARAGHPAYDLVSLLQDARRDVPAGIEMQMISRYIAADGADESGFRTAYTVLGVQRNLRILGVFARLSLDYGKPHYVDLIPRVWDHFIRGLEHPALAPVAGLLRDSLPAPTPQNLDKLRP, encoded by the coding sequence ATGACCAAGCGTAACACCCTGTGCGAAAGTTTTTTGTCGCATACCCCCTATGCCAGCTGGCAGCGCAGACCGCTGGCTGGCGACGCCTCCAACAGGCGTTATGAACGGCTTACAAATACCGGCGGCGGGACTGCCGTGCTTATGGATGCGCCGCCAGAGAAAGGCGAGGACGTCCGGCCCTTCATCCGCATTGCCGAATACCTCCGTGCCCAGGGCCTCAGTGCACCGGAGATTCTGGCCAAGGATGTTGAGAACGGTTTTCTGCTGCTGGAGGATTTGGGCGACGACCTTTATGCCCGCGTCATAGAACGGGAACCGGTTCTGGAAAGGGAACTTTATGAGGCCGCAACAGACACTCTGGTTGCCCTTCATCAAGCGCCGATGCCGGAACTGGAACCCTACGGTCCGCGGCTTATGGCGGAAATGGCCGGGCTCGCGCTGTTAAAATACCGCGATGGGATTCAAGGCGGCCACGACCCGGAGCTGCAGTCACGGTTCGAAAACCAGTTCGAGGACATCCTTCGCGAAACGGTGAAGGGTGATCCGGTCCTGGTGCAGCGGGACTACCACGCAGAAAATCTGCTGTGGCTGCCGGACCGGGACGGTGTCGCCCGCGTGGGCCTTCTGGATTTTCAGGACGCACGCGCAGGCCACCCCGCATACGATCTTGTTTCTCTTCTTCAAGACGCCCGCCGCGACGTGCCCGCCGGAATCGAGATGCAAATGATCAGCCGCTATATAGCAGCTGACGGCGCTGATGAATCCGGCTTCCGTACCGCCTATACCGTGCTGGGCGTGCAGAGGAATCTGCGTATTCTCGGTGTCTTTGCCAGACTCAGCCTAGACTACGGCAAGCCGCATTATGTGGATCTGATCCCGCGCGTCTGGGACCATTTCATCCGCGGGCTGGAGCATCCGGCACTGGCCCCGGTGGCAGGCCTTTTGCGTGACAGCCTGCCAGCCCCAACCCCGCAAAATCTCGACAAGCTGAGGCCCTGA
- the tsaE gene encoding tRNA (adenosine(37)-N6)-threonylcarbamoyltransferase complex ATPase subunit type 1 TsaE — translation MTTKTAACTLNSPEETAELAARIAGALRPGDCLLLEGVIGAGKTHFARHLIQSLMGVPEDVPSPTFTLVQTYEVPAGELWHTDLYRLSSLNELEELGLTEAFDNAICLVEWPDRLQELTPPHALHLTLALDPEHEDRRQLALRWSDTKWQPLMERICA, via the coding sequence ATGACCACAAAAACCGCGGCTTGCACGCTGAATTCGCCTGAGGAAACGGCCGAGCTGGCCGCCCGAATCGCCGGAGCTCTGCGCCCCGGCGATTGCTTGTTGCTGGAAGGTGTAATCGGCGCCGGAAAGACGCATTTCGCCCGCCATCTGATCCAGTCGCTGATGGGCGTGCCTGAAGATGTGCCTTCGCCCACCTTCACATTGGTGCAAACCTATGAGGTGCCCGCCGGCGAGCTGTGGCACACCGACCTTTACCGTCTGTCCTCCTTGAATGAGCTGGAGGAGCTGGGCCTGACCGAAGCCTTCGACAACGCGATCTGCCTGGTCGAGTGGCCTGACAGGTTGCAGGAACTGACGCCGCCGCACGCGTTGCATCTGACACTGGCCCTGGACCCGGAACACGAAGACCGCCGCCAGTTGGCGCTCCGCTGGAGCGACACAAAATGGCAGCCCCTGATGGAGCGCATCTGCGCATGA